In a genomic window of Maricaulis maris MCS10:
- the lptB gene encoding LPS export ABC transporter ATP-binding protein, translating to MAITEPTPRTETASAGGLVVEQIGKAYRKRPVVKGVSVSLQRGEVAGLLGPNGAGKTTCFYMITGLVEADYGRILLDGEDITRLPMYQRARLGIGYLPQEKSIFHGMTVEQNVLAVAEVVEKDRDARHALVDQLLEDLRISHLREAPAPSLSGGERRRMEIARALATRPSFMLLDEPFAGIDPLAITDIRDLIRFLKERGIGILITDHNVRETLEITDRATIIHEGEVLFEGSPAEIRADPDVRRVYLGESFG from the coding sequence ATGGCGATCACTGAACCCACGCCCCGGACCGAAACCGCATCGGCGGGCGGTCTTGTCGTCGAACAGATCGGCAAGGCCTATCGCAAGCGTCCGGTTGTGAAAGGGGTCTCGGTCTCGCTCCAGCGCGGCGAGGTCGCCGGACTGCTGGGTCCCAATGGCGCCGGCAAAACGACCTGTTTCTACATGATTACCGGGCTGGTCGAAGCCGATTATGGCCGCATCCTGCTGGATGGCGAAGATATCACGCGCCTGCCCATGTATCAGCGCGCCCGGCTGGGTATCGGCTATCTGCCGCAGGAAAAATCGATCTTCCATGGCATGACCGTGGAGCAGAATGTGCTCGCTGTCGCCGAAGTGGTCGAGAAGGACCGCGACGCGCGCCATGCCCTGGTCGACCAGTTGCTGGAAGACCTGCGCATCTCGCACCTGCGCGAAGCTCCGGCACCCTCACTGTCAGGCGGTGAGCGCAGACGCATGGAAATCGCCCGTGCGCTCGCGACCCGCCCCTCCTTCATGCTGCTGGACGAGCCCTTCGCCGGGATCGACCCGCTGGCGATCACCGATATCCGCGACCTGATCCGCTTTTTGAAAGAGCGCGGGATCGGCATCCTGATCACCGACCATAACGTCCGCGAAACTCTTGAAATCACTGACAGAGCCACGATCATTCATGAGGGTGAAGTTCTGTTTGAGGGCTCGCCGGCGGAGATCCGGGCCGACCCCGATGTGCGGCGCGTTTATCTCGGAGAAAGCTTTGGCTGA
- a CDS encoding LptA/OstA family protein has product MRLLAISLFGMAAAALPTTAASAQIGNSSLPLDIEAETFEVLDAERHIVWLGNVHVVQGDSSLQADRMDVYYTGEGPGGGWGDIDRIVATDNVFYITPAQRARGDRGVYELAEEVITLTGDVVITQGDNVITTTRFVNNLTTGNSNFGEAGTGERVRMVLQPARSTDTTESSEAAETPEG; this is encoded by the coding sequence ATGCGCCTGCTAGCAATCTCCCTGTTCGGAATGGCCGCGGCAGCATTGCCGACCACCGCCGCGTCGGCGCAAATCGGGAACTCGTCGCTGCCGTTGGACATCGAAGCCGAAACCTTTGAGGTGCTCGATGCCGAGCGACACATTGTCTGGCTGGGCAATGTCCATGTCGTCCAGGGCGATTCGAGCCTGCAGGCCGATCGGATGGACGTTTACTACACCGGCGAGGGGCCCGGCGGCGGCTGGGGTGATATCGACCGCATCGTCGCCACCGACAATGTCTTCTATATAACACCGGCCCAGCGGGCGCGCGGCGATCGCGGCGTCTATGAGCTGGCCGAGGAAGTGATCACCCTGACCGGCGATGTCGTCATCACACAGGGCGACAATGTCATTACCACCACCCGTTTCGTGAATAATCTGACCACCGGAAACTCCAATTTCGGAGAGGCGGGTACCGGCGAACGCGTGCGCATGGTGCTTCAACCGGCCCGCTCGACCGACACCACGGAATCCTCCGAAGCGGCCGAAACCCCCGAAGGCTGA
- the lptC gene encoding LPS export ABC transporter periplasmic protein LptC produces the protein MRLFFTAAALAITGLLVAQLVLGSGGPTTGETEAVSEDVRMTNPRFTGRDENLTPYVVTADTAIRRRDAADGVTELEHPRLDYNFLETGTDVSRVLAESGRYDLPNRILDLHSDVNFRTRAGYTFQSNHARIFLREERVTGEESVEGTGPMGTIRADSYEITDGGNRIVFSGNVRARLTQDRTAPTPDATPEEGND, from the coding sequence ATGCGGCTCTTCTTTACCGCTGCGGCACTGGCCATCACCGGCCTGCTCGTGGCCCAGCTTGTCCTTGGATCCGGCGGGCCGACGACAGGCGAGACCGAGGCGGTGAGCGAGGATGTCCGTATGACCAACCCGCGCTTTACCGGTCGGGACGAAAACTTGACGCCCTATGTCGTGACCGCCGACACGGCGATCCGCCGGCGTGATGCCGCGGACGGGGTGACCGAGCTGGAACACCCACGCCTCGACTATAACTTTCTCGAGACCGGCACCGACGTGTCCCGGGTGCTTGCGGAATCGGGCCGGTATGACCTGCCGAACCGCATTCTCGACCTCCATTCCGATGTCAACTTCCGGACCCGGGCGGGCTATACCTTCCAGTCCAACCACGCCCGTATCTTCCTGCGCGAGGAGCGCGTGACCGGCGAGGAATCCGTGGAAGGGACAGGCCCGATGGGTACAATCCGGGCCGATAGCTATGAAATCACCGACGGTGGCAATCGGATCGTCTTTTCCGGAAATGTCCGGGCCCGACTGACACAAGACCGCACCGCGCCCACACCGGATGCGACGCCCGAAGAAGGAAATGACTGA
- a CDS encoding ribonuclease D — protein MTVHYHKGDLPADIDLGPIVAVDTETLGLSLTRDMLCVVQLSAGDGDAHVVQMNRADYDCPNLKRVLADPAVEKILHFARFDVAMVDKYLGVTMAPVFCTKIASKLVRTYTDRHGLKDVTRELVGAEMNKQQQSSDWGADELSPAQLDYAASDVLHLHKLREKLGMMLEREGRTDLAKACFDFLPTRAKLDLAGWPEIDIFAHS, from the coding sequence ATGACCGTGCACTATCACAAGGGCGACCTGCCCGCAGACATCGACCTCGGCCCTATTGTCGCGGTCGATACGGAAACTCTCGGCCTGTCCCTCACGCGCGACATGCTGTGCGTGGTCCAGCTTTCGGCCGGTGATGGCGATGCCCATGTCGTACAGATGAACCGGGCCGATTATGACTGCCCCAATCTCAAGCGGGTCCTGGCGGACCCGGCGGTCGAGAAAATCCTGCATTTTGCCCGCTTCGACGTGGCCATGGTCGATAAATATCTCGGCGTGACCATGGCGCCGGTCTTCTGCACCAAGATCGCCTCCAAACTGGTACGCACCTATACCGACCGGCACGGCCTCAAGGATGTGACCCGCGAACTGGTCGGGGCCGAAATGAACAAGCAGCAGCAATCCTCCGACTGGGGCGCCGACGAATTGTCGCCGGCGCAGCTGGATTATGCCGCGTCGGACGTCCTGCACCTGCACAAATTGCGCGAAAAGCTGGGCATGATGCTCGAACGCGAGGGGCGCACGGATCTCGCCAAGGCCTGTTTCGACTTCCTGCCAACCCGCGCGAAGCTGGACCTCGCCGGCTGGCCGGAAATCGACATTTTTGCCCATTCCTGA
- a CDS encoding MBOAT family O-acyltransferase, producing the protein MIFNSFEFLFLFLPGVLLTYYLARRYISHWTALSLLAAASFFFYAWWDVSRAPWHELDGWTFESLIRSLWFIRHVLLLLGSVIINHIVARLMRRWGNQPLLAVGIIFNLSLLGFFKYADFLAGNINALTGLDLPELGLGLPLAISFFSFQQISYLVDVARRKTEPGRFFAHALFVSFFPHIVAGPLIQHHQIASQFNDTTRKDDIWDNLGVGLSLFAIGLAKKVLIAESIEPYASSLFAMAERGDTPGLVAAWLGATAYALQIFFDFSGYSDMALGLARCLGFRLPVNFNGPYKSASVVEFWRRWHITLSHFLRDHLYIPLGGNRHGETRRSINLMATMLLGGLWHGAAWTFVIWGGLHGLGLTVNHYWAKWGPKGWFDGHRRIIAIGLTFAFTTIAWVFFRAESWTGAGRILAGMFGMSGLGLEGVSGELVIWVAFGLGLVWSLPDTPELFADVLDEQTLKDAQIKPKPGPRWRFTHWAAIGAAVLLFLSVLNAWKTSEFIYYTF; encoded by the coding sequence ATGATCTTCAATTCCTTCGAATTCCTGTTCCTTTTCCTGCCCGGCGTGCTGCTCACCTATTATCTGGCGCGTCGTTATATCTCGCACTGGACGGCGCTGAGCCTGCTCGCGGCGGCGAGCTTCTTTTTCTATGCCTGGTGGGACGTATCGCGGGCGCCCTGGCACGAGCTGGACGGCTGGACCTTCGAGAGCCTGATCCGCTCGCTCTGGTTCATCCGGCATGTCCTGCTTCTGCTCGGCTCGGTGATCATCAACCACATCGTGGCCCGCTTGATGCGACGCTGGGGCAACCAGCCACTCCTGGCCGTCGGCATCATCTTCAACCTGTCACTGCTCGGCTTCTTCAAATATGCCGACTTCCTGGCCGGCAATATCAATGCGCTGACCGGGCTCGACCTGCCCGAGCTGGGGCTGGGCCTGCCGCTGGCCATCTCTTTCTTCTCTTTCCAGCAGATCTCCTACCTGGTCGATGTGGCGCGCCGGAAGACCGAGCCGGGCCGCTTCTTCGCGCACGCGCTCTTTGTGTCCTTCTTCCCGCACATCGTCGCCGGACCGCTGATCCAACACCACCAGATCGCCTCACAATTCAACGACACCACGCGCAAGGACGATATCTGGGACAATCTGGGTGTCGGCCTGTCATTGTTCGCCATCGGCCTGGCCAAGAAGGTGCTGATCGCCGAGAGCATCGAGCCCTATGCCTCCTCCCTGTTCGCCATGGCCGAACGCGGCGACACTCCGGGCCTTGTGGCCGCCTGGCTGGGCGCGACGGCCTATGCGCTGCAGATCTTTTTCGACTTCTCGGGCTATTCCGACATGGCGCTGGGCCTGGCCCGCTGTCTGGGTTTCCGCCTGCCGGTCAATTTCAACGGACCTTACAAGTCAGCCTCGGTGGTCGAGTTCTGGCGTCGCTGGCACATCACGCTGAGCCATTTCCTGCGCGACCACCTCTACATCCCGCTGGGTGGCAACCGGCATGGCGAGACGCGGCGTTCGATCAATCTGATGGCGACCATGCTGCTGGGCGGGCTGTGGCATGGTGCGGCCTGGACCTTCGTGATCTGGGGCGGGCTGCACGGGCTGGGTCTGACGGTGAACCATTACTGGGCCAAATGGGGTCCCAAGGGTTGGTTTGACGGCCATCGCCGTATCATTGCCATCGGCCTGACCTTTGCCTTTACCACCATCGCCTGGGTCTTCTTCCGGGCTGAAAGCTGGACCGGCGCCGGCCGCATCCTGGCCGGCATGTTCGGCATGTCCGGACTGGGGCTGGAGGGGGTTTCGGGCGAGCTGGTGATCTGGGTCGCCTTCGGTCTCGGCCTGGTCTGGTCGCTGCCGGACACGCCGGAACTGTTCGCCGACGTGCTGGACGAGCAGACACTGAAAGACGCCCAGATCAAGCCGAAGCCGGGGCCGCGCTGGCGCTTTACCCACTGGGCCGCCATCGGCGCCGCCGTGCTGCTCTTCCTGTCGGTGCTGAACGCCTGGAAGACGTCCGAATTCATCTATTACACCTTCTAG
- a CDS encoding complex I NDUFA9 subunit family protein: MLRDEIITVFGGSGFVGRHVVRALAKAGYRVRVATRRPHLAQDLRVMGVVGQVQLVQANLRVAASVERALDGASGVVNLVGVLNESGRQTFSRLHAVGTATIAQAAAGMGIERMVQISAIGASADSASRYARTKAEGEAAVLAAMPDATILRPSIVFGTEDSFFNRFAAMARFVPALPLFGGGKTRFQPVFAGDVGKAVLAAFERSDTRGQTYELGGPGVYTFEELMRFILDEIDRPRFLLPLPWAIGKVIATVSELVGALPLMPVLITRDQLVQLQSDNVVADDAKGLADLGIAGETVEAIVPGYLERYRRYGQFHERQA; encoded by the coding sequence ATGCTGCGAGACGAGATCATCACCGTGTTTGGCGGGTCCGGATTTGTCGGACGTCATGTTGTCCGGGCGCTGGCAAAAGCGGGTTATCGCGTCCGCGTCGCCACGCGTCGCCCGCACCTGGCCCAGGACCTGCGGGTCATGGGCGTGGTCGGGCAGGTTCAACTGGTTCAGGCCAATCTGCGCGTTGCGGCTTCGGTCGAGCGGGCCCTTGATGGGGCCAGCGGCGTGGTCAATCTGGTCGGTGTCCTCAACGAGAGTGGCCGCCAGACCTTTTCGCGCCTGCATGCCGTCGGAACAGCGACCATTGCCCAGGCTGCCGCAGGCATGGGCATTGAGCGCATGGTCCAGATTTCCGCCATTGGCGCCTCGGCAGACAGCGCCTCGCGCTATGCCCGGACCAAGGCCGAGGGCGAAGCCGCCGTGCTGGCTGCCATGCCCGATGCGACCATCCTGCGCCCGTCCATCGTGTTCGGCACCGAGGACAGCTTCTTCAACCGCTTCGCGGCGATGGCGCGCTTTGTGCCGGCCCTGCCGCTCTTTGGCGGCGGCAAGACCCGTTTCCAGCCTGTTTTCGCAGGCGATGTCGGCAAGGCGGTCCTGGCCGCCTTCGAGCGCTCTGACACGCGCGGCCAGACCTATGAGCTGGGCGGGCCGGGCGTCTATACATTCGAAGAGCTGATGCGCTTCATCCTCGACGAGATCGACCGGCCGCGCTTCTTGCTTCCCCTGCCCTGGGCGATCGGCAAGGTGATCGCGACCGTGTCCGAGCTGGTCGGTGCCCTGCCGCTGATGCCGGTCCTGATCACTCGCGACCAGCTGGTCCAGCTGCAGTCCGACAATGTCGTCGCTGATGATGCCAAGGGACTGGCGGATCTGGGTATTGCCGGTGAGACGGTCGAGGCCATCGTGCCGGGCTATCTGGAACGCTATCGCCGCTATGGCCAATTCCACGAGCGTCAGGCCTGA
- a CDS encoding CPBP family intramembrane glutamic endopeptidase produces the protein MRVIPVFLLIAFGFSWLVAWQIQASGGLGAQGPLASVGLLSLMMMGPALGAIVCALLFDRGRRLAALGLQGFSLGTIAKWTGLAWLVAILACGLAVPVTLLLSGQAMGDPVAMITAQLAAADQDVPMDPATLLVIQLAIGLPVGILFNTAFLTISEELGWRGWLQPRLEGLGFWPMCLAIGVLWGLWHAPIVLMGFNYPGLGWTGVAVMTLFTTLWTPYHALARERGGVIAAAGMHGTLNAVAGVSLLFLSEPDWPWNGPLGVGGFVVLAAGLPLIAWARAGKKKRAA, from the coding sequence ATGCGTGTCATTCCGGTTTTCCTGCTGATCGCCTTCGGCTTCAGCTGGCTGGTCGCCTGGCAGATCCAGGCCAGCGGCGGGCTGGGTGCGCAAGGACCCCTCGCCAGCGTCGGCCTGTTGTCATTGATGATGATGGGCCCCGCCCTTGGCGCGATTGTCTGCGCCTTGCTGTTTGACCGGGGCCGACGGCTTGCGGCACTCGGCCTGCAAGGTTTCAGCCTCGGAACGATTGCCAAATGGACCGGCCTCGCCTGGCTGGTTGCCATCCTCGCCTGCGGTCTTGCTGTCCCGGTGACCCTGTTGCTGTCAGGCCAGGCGATGGGTGATCCCGTCGCCATGATCACCGCGCAACTCGCCGCCGCCGATCAGGACGTCCCGATGGACCCCGCGACATTGCTTGTCATCCAGCTGGCGATCGGCCTGCCGGTGGGGATCCTCTTCAATACGGCTTTCCTGACAATCAGCGAGGAGCTGGGTTGGCGCGGCTGGCTTCAACCGCGCCTGGAAGGCCTCGGCTTCTGGCCGATGTGTCTGGCCATCGGCGTACTCTGGGGCCTGTGGCACGCGCCCATCGTCCTGATGGGCTTCAATTATCCCGGCCTGGGCTGGACCGGAGTCGCCGTCATGACCCTCTTCACCACCTTGTGGACCCCTTATCACGCCCTTGCCCGCGAGCGCGGCGGCGTGATCGCCGCAGCCGGGATGCACGGTACGCTGAACGCCGTCGCCGGGGTGTCGCTGCTCTTCCTGTCCGAGCCGGACTGGCCCTGGAATGGGCCGCTGGGCGTGGGAGGTTTTGTGGTGCTGGCGGCCGGACTGCCGCTCATTGCCTGGGCGCGGGCGGGCAAGAAAAAACGGGCCGCGTAA
- a CDS encoding undecaprenyl-diphosphate phosphatase produces the protein MSLIYLVVLALVQGITEFLPISSSAHLILAPQVLGQADQGPLIDVMAHAGSLLAVLVYFRSDIVSVAMGKLALLQGRVTPGGRLALLVAASMPPIIIVAGALVAFDLVDALRSPRVIAIATLAFALPLWLADRYGRQTITIETMSFKHAALIGIAQLFALIPGASRSGVTMTAARGLGLTRTDSARFSMLMAIPVIAAFGLVSLIELVRADGMAAGASLSDGLIVAGLSFVTAWAAIAVLMRLVERIGFLPFALYRVGLGLALLVFFV, from the coding sequence ATGAGCCTGATCTATCTTGTTGTTCTCGCGCTGGTGCAGGGCATCACCGAATTCCTGCCGATCTCGTCCTCGGCCCATCTCATACTCGCGCCACAAGTACTCGGTCAGGCCGACCAGGGACCGCTGATCGACGTAATGGCCCATGCCGGCTCGCTCCTGGCAGTGCTGGTCTATTTCCGCAGCGACATTGTCTCCGTGGCCATGGGCAAGCTGGCCCTTTTGCAGGGCCGGGTTACGCCGGGCGGACGCCTCGCGCTGCTGGTCGCCGCCTCGATGCCGCCGATCATCATTGTCGCCGGGGCCCTCGTCGCCTTCGACCTCGTCGACGCCCTGCGCTCGCCACGCGTCATCGCCATCGCCACGTTGGCCTTCGCCCTGCCGCTATGGCTGGCCGACCGATATGGCCGCCAGACCATCACCATCGAAACAATGAGCTTCAAACACGCCGCCCTGATCGGGATCGCCCAGCTGTTCGCCCTGATCCCCGGCGCGTCGCGTTCCGGCGTGACCATGACCGCCGCCCGCGGTCTGGGGCTGACGCGTACCGACAGCGCCCGCTTCTCCATGCTGATGGCGATCCCGGTGATCGCGGCCTTCGGTCTGGTGTCCTTGATCGAGCTGGTCCGCGCCGACGGCATGGCAGCCGGCGCCAGCCTGTCCGACGGCCTGATCGTGGCCGGCCTGTCCTTTGTCACAGCCTGGGCCGCCATCGCCGTGCTGATGCGACTGGTCGAGCGGATCGGCTTCCTGCCCTTCGCGCTCTATCGCGTTGGACTGGGGCTCGCCCTGCTGGTTTTCTTTGTTTAG
- a CDS encoding cation diffusion facilitator family transporter codes for MPHDFAAGPGGPGRLSPKDALSHTGQATAASVVVALILTLTKAGVWWMSGSVALLASMADSLLDLTASLAVYLSVRYAAEPADAEHRFGHGKAEAFAGILQAIFVAVSAALLMREGVEHLINPVEVRAGGWAIAVMLLSIVMTIGLVIIQTRAVSATGSIAVEGDRAHYFSDLGANVVVIVGIAGSTLLGLLWLDAAAALAVSLWLFWTAWTVARSAGDQLMDRELPDEARDLICALASDDPRIINVHELRTRAAGPLVHIQFHVSLEPNLTLRQAHTILVDCERRLHDTFPAADILIHADPHGVAEPHGGEFFNAESTTKDA; via the coding sequence ATGCCCCATGATTTTGCCGCAGGACCGGGTGGCCCCGGCCGCTTGAGCCCGAAAGACGCGCTGAGCCATACCGGCCAGGCGACGGCGGCCTCTGTTGTGGTGGCGCTGATCCTGACGCTGACCAAGGCCGGTGTGTGGTGGATGTCGGGATCGGTGGCCCTGCTCGCCTCGATGGCCGACAGCCTGCTCGACCTGACCGCCTCGCTCGCCGTCTATCTGTCGGTGCGCTACGCCGCCGAGCCGGCCGACGCCGAACACCGTTTCGGGCATGGCAAGGCGGAAGCCTTTGCCGGCATTTTGCAGGCGATCTTTGTTGCTGTCTCGGCAGCCCTGTTGATGCGCGAGGGGGTCGAGCATCTGATCAATCCGGTCGAGGTGCGCGCCGGCGGTTGGGCCATCGCGGTCATGCTGCTCTCGATCGTGATGACGATCGGCCTCGTCATCATCCAGACCCGGGCCGTGTCCGCGACCGGCTCGATCGCCGTCGAGGGCGATCGCGCTCATTACTTCTCCGATCTCGGTGCCAATGTGGTGGTTATTGTCGGCATCGCCGGCTCGACCCTGCTCGGCCTGTTATGGCTTGATGCGGCGGCCGCGCTTGCCGTCTCGCTCTGGCTGTTCTGGACCGCCTGGACCGTGGCCCGCTCGGCCGGTGACCAATTGATGGACCGCGAACTGCCTGATGAGGCCCGCGACCTGATCTGTGCCCTCGCCAGCGATGATCCGCGCATCATCAATGTCCATGAATTGCGCACCCGAGCCGCCGGTCCGCTGGTCCATATCCAGTTTCATGTCTCTCTGGAGCCGAATCTGACCCTGCGGCAGGCCCACACCATCCTGGTGGATTGCGAACGCCGCCTGCACGACACCTTCCCGGCTGCCGACATCCTCATCCATGCCGATCCGCACGGGGTGGCGGAACCGCATGGCGGTGAATTTTTCAATGCAGAAAGCACGACCAAGGATGCTTAG
- a CDS encoding glutathione S-transferase family protein, whose amino-acid sequence MRTLHFWPLDPFSRQVRLVLEEKSLRHELQLEVPWERPDDLLSLNPAGTTPVLIDESGGGRRVIVESRAILEYLEETTPSPCLLPGGPAERAEARRLMDWFDRKYDGEVNAYLLHEKLEKRAQGLGAPDPAALRAGREHLRWHLDHMAWLLEARDGLAGPRYTLADIAAAAHLSCADYLGDVPWDEFEPVKQWYSRVKCRPAFRGLLADKLPGVPAAAHYADLDF is encoded by the coding sequence ATGCGAACGCTCCACTTCTGGCCCCTCGATCCCTTCTCCCGACAGGTTCGCCTCGTGCTCGAGGAGAAATCCCTGCGCCACGAGCTGCAGCTGGAAGTGCCGTGGGAGCGGCCGGACGATCTCCTCTCGCTCAATCCGGCCGGCACGACCCCGGTCCTGATCGATGAAAGCGGGGGCGGTCGGCGGGTCATCGTCGAGAGCCGGGCCATCCTGGAATATCTCGAAGAGACCACGCCCAGCCCCTGCCTTCTGCCCGGCGGTCCCGCCGAGCGCGCCGAGGCGCGCCGCCTGATGGACTGGTTCGATCGCAAATATGATGGCGAGGTCAATGCCTACCTCCTGCATGAAAAGCTGGAGAAGCGGGCCCAGGGCCTGGGCGCACCGGATCCGGCGGCCTTGCGCGCGGGCCGCGAGCATTTGCGCTGGCATCTCGATCACATGGCCTGGCTCCTGGAAGCCCGCGACGGCCTCGCCGGTCCGAGATACACCCTCGCCGATATCGCCGCCGCCGCGCACCTGTCCTGCGCTGACTATCTCGGCGACGTTCCCTGGGACGAGTTCGAGCCCGTCAAGCAATGGTATTCCCGCGTCAAATGCCGCCCGGCCTTTCGCGGTCTGCTGGCCGACAAGCTGCCTGGTGTGCCGGCTGCGGCGCATTATGCGGATCTGGATTTTTAG
- the queG gene encoding tRNA epoxyqueuosine(34) reductase QueG has protein sequence MDADATLSLALELGFSTARICRADEAWAAGDRLAEYVADGHHGSMAWMEETLERRQHPTAMWPEAKSAVVVGLNYGPEQDPLPLLERRSEGVVSVYAQNGDYHDLLKKRLKHLARAFAGKTGKQVKVFVDTAPLMEKPLAEKAGIGWQGKHTNLVSREFGSWLFLGVMLTEAELEPDEAERDTCGSCRACLDICPTNAFPQPYRLDARRCISYLTIEHKGVIPVEYRQPMGNRIYGCDDCLAVCPWNKFAQTSTEMAFHPRPELKGPLLAELAALDDAAFRQVFTASPVKRIGRDRFVRNVMIAIGNSGDHELVSVVEAALDDGSALVRGMAVWALGQLSPLRVSEMHEMKVAAEPDLDVVTEWQALSQKIS, from the coding sequence ATGGATGCAGACGCCACCCTGTCCCTGGCCCTTGAACTCGGCTTCTCAACCGCCCGCATCTGCCGCGCCGACGAGGCTTGGGCGGCCGGCGACCGTCTCGCCGAATATGTCGCCGACGGGCATCACGGCTCGATGGCCTGGATGGAAGAGACGCTGGAACGGCGCCAGCATCCCACCGCCATGTGGCCGGAGGCGAAATCGGCCGTCGTGGTCGGGCTGAATTACGGGCCGGAGCAGGATCCGCTGCCGCTGCTGGAACGGCGCTCGGAGGGTGTGGTCAGCGTCTATGCGCAGAACGGGGATTATCACGACCTGCTCAAGAAGCGGCTGAAACATCTGGCGCGCGCCTTTGCCGGGAAAACCGGCAAGCAGGTCAAGGTCTTCGTCGATACGGCGCCGCTGATGGAAAAACCGCTGGCGGAAAAAGCGGGTATCGGCTGGCAGGGAAAGCACACCAATCTGGTGTCACGGGAATTCGGCTCCTGGCTGTTTCTCGGCGTGATGCTGACCGAGGCCGAGCTGGAGCCGGATGAGGCCGAACGCGATACCTGCGGTTCCTGCCGGGCCTGTCTCGATATATGCCCGACCAACGCCTTCCCGCAGCCCTACCGGCTCGATGCACGGCGCTGCATTTCCTATCTGACGATCGAGCACAAGGGCGTCATCCCGGTCGAGTATCGCCAGCCCATGGGCAATCGCATTTATGGCTGTGATGATTGTCTGGCCGTGTGTCCCTGGAACAAGTTCGCGCAGACCAGCACCGAAATGGCCTTCCATCCGAGGCCGGAGCTCAAGGGGCCGCTCCTGGCCGAGCTGGCGGCGCTCGATGATGCGGCCTTCCGCCAGGTCTTCACGGCCTCGCCGGTCAAACGGATCGGGCGCGACCGCTTTGTTCGCAATGTGATGATCGCCATTGGCAATTCCGGCGACCACGAGTTGGTTTCAGTCGTCGAGGCCGCACTCGACGATGGCTCTGCGCTGGTGCGCGGCATGGCGGTCTGGGCACTGGGGCAGTTGTCACCACTGCGCGTTTCGGAAATGCACGAAATGAAAGTCGCCGCCGAGCCAGACCTCGACGTCGTGACTGAATGGCAGGCGCTGTCGCAAAAAATTTCGTAG
- a CDS encoding diguanylate cyclase — translation MNSADFQTDMTSEAISVLICESSSVQLRILSEAVRQAGYSVQTANKAEDALTLLQMGTVDIFLTGIEVGAVSGLEACWSLKANSETESVYTIVITASGEDRRLEESLDAGADDFIRKPVNMTELRARLRAASRLVRMQKQFKRLAETDALTGAANRRAFMQYLEIQSQRATRDDIPLSVVMIDLDHFKSVNDTHGHATGDTVLIEAVKSIQACLRDNDMLGRLGGEEFCVILPGAGLFSAGIAGERIRAAVEAMTISTDEGVPVPVTASLGVASLTDGDLISAPDTLLQTADVALYRAKETGRNKVWLDGADERDDEASRRQAG, via the coding sequence ATGAATTCGGCGGATTTTCAGACTGACATGACGTCCGAGGCGATCTCGGTGCTGATCTGTGAAAGCAGTTCGGTCCAATTGCGGATCCTGTCCGAGGCCGTGCGTCAGGCCGGCTACAGTGTCCAGACAGCCAACAAAGCTGAAGATGCCCTGACACTGCTGCAGATGGGAACGGTCGACATTTTCCTGACCGGGATCGAGGTCGGCGCCGTATCGGGACTGGAAGCCTGCTGGTCGCTGAAGGCCAATAGCGAGACCGAGTCCGTTTACACGATCGTGATCACGGCATCCGGTGAAGATCGCCGCCTCGAGGAGTCCCTCGATGCCGGCGCCGATGATTTCATCCGCAAGCCGGTCAACATGACGGAATTGCGGGCCCGCCTGCGCGCTGCCAGCCGCCTCGTGCGGATGCAGAAACAGTTCAAGCGCCTGGCCGAAACCGACGCATTGACCGGCGCCGCCAATCGGCGCGCTTTCATGCAGTACCTGGAAATTCAGTCGCAGCGCGCGACCCGCGACGACATACCCCTGTCTGTTGTCATGATCGATCTGGACCACTTCAAATCGGTCAACGACACCCATGGTCACGCGACCGGGGACACCGTGTTGATCGAGGCGGTGAAATCCATCCAGGCTTGCCTGCGGGACAATGACATGCTGGGTCGCCTCGGCGGCGAGGAATTCTGCGTCATCCTGCCGGGAGCCGGACTGTTCTCGGCCGGCATCGCTGGTGAGCGCATCCGCGCGGCAGTCGAGGCAATGACGATCTCGACCGATGAGGGCGTCCCGGTACCGGTGACGGCCAGCCTGGGTGTCGCCAGTCTCACCGATGGCGACCTCATTTCGGCACCGGATACCCTGCTACAGACTGCCGATGTCGCGCTTTACCGGGCCAAGGAAACGGGCCGCAACAAGGTTTGGCTCGATGGCGCCGATGAGCGCGATGACGAAGCGTCCCGGCGCCAGGCAGGCTGA